One Oryza sativa Japonica Group chromosome 8, ASM3414082v1 DNA window includes the following coding sequences:
- the LOC4345218 gene encoding putative chloride channel-like protein CLC-g, with product MACTAPREEDLLMEEDEHRPPLNRALLHRSATNNTSQVAMVGSNPCPIESLDYEIIENDLFDQNWRSRGKADQVRYVVLKWTFCFAIGIITGIAGFVINLAVENVAGLKHTAVSALMESSSYWTAFWLFAGTNLALLLFASSITAFVSPAAGGSGIPEVKAYLNGVDAPNIFSLRTLAVKIIGNIAAVSSSLHVGKAGPMVHTGACIAAIFGQGGSRKYGLTCRWLRYFKNDRDRRDLVTIGAGAGVTAAFRAPVGGVLFALESLSSWWRSALIWRSFFTTAVVAVVLRMFIELCASGKCGLFGKGGLIMYDVSTKFDDLMTYHLKDIPIVVLIGVIGAILGALYNFLMMKVLRVYSVINERGNAHKLLLAAVVSILTSCCVFGLPWLAPCRPCPTAGAPSPPNGTCHSLNRFRRFHCPAGHYNDLASLFLNINDDAIRNLYSTGTNDVYHPGSMLAFFVASYALGVLSYGVVAPSGLFVPIILTGATYGRLVAMLLGGRSGLDHGLVAILGSASFLGGTLRMTVSVCVIILELTNNLLLLPLVMLVLLISKTVADSFNSSIYDLILNLKGLPHLDGHAEPYMRQLTVGDVVAGPLRSFNGVEKVGHIVHTLRTTGHHAFPVVDEPPFSPAPVLYGLVLRAHLLVLLKKREFLTAPVRCPKDYMAGRFEAQDFDKRGSGKQDTIADVELSPEEMEMYVDLHPFTNTSPYTVVETMSLAKALVLFREVGLRHLLVVPKSCDRSPVVGILTRHDFMPEHILGLHPVLVGSRWKRLRWQKGAVAKKFRSLLDWLANDSG from the exons ATGGCGTGCACGGCTCCACGGGAGGAGGACCTCCTCATGGAGGAAGACGAGCACCGGCCGCCTCTCAACCGGGCCCTGCTCCACCGCAGCGCCACCAACAACACCTCCCAGGTTGCCATGGTCGGCTCCAACCCCTGCCCCATAGAGAGCCTCGATTACGA GATAATAGAGAACGACCTGTTCGATCAGAACTGGAGGTCGAGAGGGAAAGCCGACCAGGTGCGGTACGTGGTGCTCAAGTGGACCTTCTGCTTCGCCATCGGCATCATCACCGGCATCGCCGGCTTCGTCATCAACCTCGCCGTCGAGAATGTCGCCGGCCTCAAGCACACCGCCGTGTCCGCCCTCATGGAGTCCAGCAG CTATTGGACAGCGTTCTGGCTGTTCGCCGGAACCAACCTGGCCCTGCTGCTGTTCGCGTCGTCCATCACGGCGTTcgtgtcgccggcggccggcgggtcgGGGATCCCGGAGGTGAAGGCCTACCTCAACGGCGTGGACGCGCCAAACATCTTCTCGCTCAGGACACTCGCTGTCAAG ATAATCGGTAACATCGCGGCCGTGTCATCCTCGCTGCACGTCGGCAAAGCTGGCCCAATGGTACACACGGGCGCGTGCATCGCCGCCATCTTCGGCCAGGGCGGGTCGCGCAAGTACGGCCTCACCTGCCGCTGGCTGCGCTACTTCAAGAACGACCGCGACCGCCGTGATCTCGTCACCATAGGCGCCGGCGCAGGTGTCACCGCGGCTTTCCGCGCCCCCGTCGGCGGCGTCCTGTTCGCTCTCGAATCACTCTCGTCATG GTGGCGGAGCGCGCTGATCTGGCGGTCGTTCTTcacgacggcggtggtggcggtggtgctgcGGATGTTCATCGAGCTGTGCGCGTCGGGGAAGTGCGGGCTGTTCGGCAAGGGTGGGCTGATCATGTACGACGTCAGCACCAAGTTTGATGACCTCATGACCTACCACCTCAAGGACATCCCCATCGTCGTCCTCATCGGCGTGATCGGCGCCATCTTGGGCGCCCTCTACAACTTCCTCATGATGAAGGTCCTGCGCGTCTACAGCGTGATCAACGA GAGGGGCAACGCGCACAAGCTGCTtctggcggcggtggtgtcCATCCTGACGTCGTGCTGCGTGTTCGGCCTGCCGTGGCTGGCGCCGTGCCGGCCGTGCCCGACAGccggggcgccgtcgccgccgaacgGGACGTGCCATTCGCTGAACCGATTCCGGCGGTTCCACTGCCCGGCGGGGCACTACAACGACTTGGCCAGCCTCTTCCTCAACATCAACGACGACGCCATCCGCAACCTCTACTCCACGGGCACCAACGACGTCTACCACCCGGGCTCCATGCTCGCCTTTTTCGTCGCCTCCTACGCGCTCGGCGTGCTCAGCTAcggcgtcgtcgcgccgtcgggGCTGTTCGTCCCCATCATCCTCACCGGCGCCACCtacggccgcctcgtcgccatGCTGCTCGGCGGCCGCTCAGGACTCGACCACGGCCTCGTCGCCATCCTCGGCTCCGCCTCCTTCCTCGGCGGCACGCTCCGGATGACGGTGTCCGTGTGCGTCATCATCCTGGAGCTCACCAACaacctgctcctcctcccgctcgtcaTGCTCGTGCTGCTCATCTCCAAGACCGTCGCCGACTCCTTCAACTCCAGCATCTACGACCTCATCCTCAATCTCAAGGGCCTCCCGCACCTCGACGGCCACGCCGAGCCGTACATGCGGCAGCTCACCGTCGGCGACGTGGTGGCCGGGCCGCTGCGGAGCTTCAACGGCGTCGAGAAGGTGGGCCACATCGTGCACACGCTCCGGACCACGGGGCACCACGCGTTCCCGGTGGTCGACGAGCCGCCCTTCTCGCCGGCACCGGTGCTGTACGGCCTCGTGCTGCGCGCGCACCTGCTGGTACTGCTCAAGAAGCGGGAGTTCCTGACGGCGCCGGTGCGGTGCCCCAAGGACTACATGGCCGGGAGGTTCGAGGCGCAGGACTTCGACAAGCGCGGGTCCGGGAAGCAGGACACCATCGCCGACGTGGAGCTGTcgccggaggagatggagatGTACGTCGACCTGCACCCCTTCACCAACACGTCGCCGTACACGGTGGTGGAGACCATGTCGCTGGCCAAGGCGCTCGTCCTCTTCCGCGAGGTCGGCCTGCGACACCTCCTCGTCGTGCCCAAGTCCTGCGAC AGGTCGCCGGTGGTGGGGATCCTGACGAGGCACGACTTCATGCCGGAGCACATCCTCGGGCTGCACCCGGTGCTGGTGGGAAGCCGGTGGAAGCGGCTCCGGTGGCAGAAGGGCGCCGTCGCCAAGAAATTCCGGTCGCTCCTCGACTGGCTAGCCAACGACAGcggctga